A region from the Nitrospiria bacterium genome encodes:
- a CDS encoding mannose-1-phosphate guanylyltransferase/mannose-6-phosphate isomerase, translating into MNPSKLYPVILAGGSGSRFWPLSRELYPKQLLKLIGEETMLQRTLRCAMSAAPPENIHVVTHRRQADPVRMQAAAVVSLPPDHILTEPKARNTAAAIGLAAAVLNRKDPEAVMVVMPSDHVILKNSAFARAVRAAGRLAVDGWLVTFGIKAAEPETGYGYIRRGRPLRSRLSKRGAIAYEVGRFTEKPDRATARRYVSDGRFYWNSGIFVWKASVILDAIRQLQPRLYRGLAVIQAAMGTSEEEKTIEDVYDRLEAVSIDYGILERLPARGGGPAGRAGLHKKLAVLPVDMGWSDVGSWTALEQISRPDSMGNVTVGNVIDLDSRNSILYADKRLVATIGLEDVIVVDTEDATLVCRKSRAQDVRTVVATLQQRNAEEHRVHRTVWRPWGSYTVLENGDRYKIKRILVNPKARLSLQLHHRRSEHWVVVSGAARVTCGERVYDLGVNEGTYIPMDTKHRLENPGAEPLQIIEVQNGDYLGEDDIVRFQDDYGRRGSPA; encoded by the coding sequence ATGAATCCGTCCAAGCTCTATCCCGTCATTCTGGCCGGCGGGAGCGGAAGCCGGTTCTGGCCGCTCAGCCGCGAACTCTATCCCAAGCAGCTCCTGAAACTGATCGGGGAGGAGACCATGCTGCAACGAACCCTGCGCTGCGCGATGAGCGCGGCGCCCCCGGAAAACATCCATGTGGTGACGCACCGGCGGCAGGCCGACCCGGTCCGGATGCAGGCGGCCGCGGTCGTCTCGTTGCCGCCCGATCATATCCTCACCGAGCCGAAGGCCCGGAACACCGCGGCCGCGATCGGTCTCGCGGCCGCGGTCTTGAACCGGAAGGATCCGGAAGCCGTGATGGTCGTCATGCCGTCCGATCATGTGATTCTCAAAAACTCGGCCTTCGCGCGCGCGGTGCGCGCGGCGGGCCGTCTGGCCGTGGATGGATGGCTTGTGACCTTCGGCATCAAGGCGGCCGAGCCCGAAACCGGTTATGGATATATCCGTCGGGGCCGGCCGCTTCGGAGCCGTTTGTCGAAGCGGGGTGCGATCGCATATGAGGTCGGCCGGTTTACGGAAAAACCGGATCGGGCGACCGCCCGGCGCTACGTCTCGGACGGCCGGTTTTATTGGAACAGCGGCATTTTTGTCTGGAAGGCCTCCGTCATTCTGGATGCGATTCGACAACTGCAGCCCCGGTTGTACCGGGGACTGGCCGTGATTCAGGCGGCAATGGGAACCTCGGAGGAGGAAAAAACGATCGAGGACGTGTATGACCGACTGGAGGCCGTCTCGATCGATTACGGCATTCTGGAGCGCCTGCCTGCCCGCGGCGGCGGGCCTGCCGGTCGGGCAGGGCTTCATAAGAAACTGGCGGTTCTCCCGGTGGACATGGGCTGGAGCGATGTGGGCAGTTGGACGGCCCTTGAACAGATCAGCCGGCCGGATTCCATGGGGAACGTGACCGTCGGGAACGTCATCGATCTGGACAGCCGGAACTCCATCCTCTACGCGGACAAGCGCCTTGTGGCGACGATCGGCCTCGAAGACGTGATCGTGGTCGATACGGAGGATGCCACGCTGGTCTGCCGTAAAAGTCGCGCGCAGGATGTCCGGACGGTGGTCGCGACCCTGCAGCAACGAAACGCCGAGGAACACCGGGTGCACCGGACCGTCTGGAGGCCGTGGGGAAGTTATACCGTTCTTGAAAACGGGGATCGGTACAAGATCAAACGGATCCTCGTCAATCCAAAAGCCCGCCTGTCCCTCCAGTTGCATCATCGCCGGAGCGAGCACTGGGTCGTCGTTTCGGGGGCCGCGCGCGTGACCTGCGGTGAACGGGTCTATGATCTCGGGGTGAACGAGGGCACCTATATCCCGATGGATACCAAGCACCGTTTGGAGAACCCCGGCGCGGAGCCGCTTCAGATCATCGAGGTCCAGAACGGCGATTACCTAGGCGAAGACGATATCGTGCGGTTTCAGGACGATTACGGCCGCAGGGGTAGCCCGGCATGA
- a CDS encoding phosphomannomutase/phosphoglucomutase has translation MIYSERIFREYDIRGIVGQDLTPDLAEQLGRAFGTTLRRKNARRIAVGRDGRESSPLLCQRLIQGITSTGIGVTDVGVCPTPLLYFALFNLPVDGGVMITASHNPAEYNGFKLCVGKETLYGEDLQKLRRMIEARDFESGLPVPARPAGGGQAGAAPSVDSQEIIPSYLDYLKDAFRSVDARGIKVVVDSGNAMGALAGPQALKNMGCEVIELYSELDSRFPNHHPDPTVADNLKDLIESVRSKGADLGVAYDGDADRIGVVDERGEILWGDQLLVIFARDILRRLPGALILSEVKASQVLYDDIRGRGGRALMWRAGHSLIKSKMKETGASLAGEMSGHIFFADRYFGYDDAIYAGCRLVEILAESRQPVSGLLADLPKTSSTPEIRRDCSDDRKFVVVEKLKERFEALRSRPTPDSIPIRDLITLDGVRIVFDDGWGLVRASNTQPALVLRFEAETPGRMDKIRRFVEGELARIDS, from the coding sequence ATGATTTATTCAGAAAGGATCTTTCGCGAGTACGATATCCGGGGCATCGTCGGTCAGGACCTGACTCCGGATCTGGCGGAGCAGCTCGGAAGAGCGTTCGGCACGACCCTCCGGAGGAAAAACGCCCGTCGGATCGCGGTCGGGCGGGACGGGCGGGAAAGTTCGCCGTTGCTGTGTCAACGCCTGATCCAAGGGATCACCTCGACGGGCATCGGCGTGACGGATGTCGGCGTCTGTCCCACGCCCTTGCTCTATTTTGCCCTGTTTAATCTTCCCGTCGACGGCGGGGTGATGATCACCGCCAGCCACAACCCGGCCGAGTACAACGGTTTCAAGTTGTGCGTCGGAAAAGAAACCCTGTACGGCGAGGATCTTCAAAAACTCCGGCGGATGATCGAGGCGCGGGATTTTGAGTCCGGCCTGCCTGTCCCCGCCCGTCCGGCAGGCGGGGGGCAGGCGGGCGCCGCTCCCTCCGTTGATTCTCAGGAAATCATTCCGTCGTATCTTGATTATCTGAAAGACGCGTTTCGTTCCGTCGACGCGCGGGGAATCAAGGTGGTCGTGGACAGCGGCAACGCGATGGGCGCGCTGGCCGGGCCCCAGGCGCTGAAGAACATGGGATGCGAAGTGATCGAGTTGTATAGCGAGCTGGACAGCCGTTTTCCGAATCATCATCCGGATCCCACCGTGGCGGATAATCTTAAAGACCTGATTGAATCCGTCCGATCGAAGGGGGCGGATCTGGGCGTCGCCTACGACGGGGACGCCGATCGGATCGGCGTGGTGGACGAGCGGGGGGAAATTCTGTGGGGGGACCAATTGCTGGTGATTTTCGCCCGCGACATTCTGCGCCGCCTTCCCGGCGCGTTGATCCTCTCGGAGGTCAAGGCCTCCCAGGTTCTCTACGACGACATCCGGGGCCGCGGCGGACGGGCGCTCATGTGGCGGGCCGGTCATTCGCTCATCAAGTCCAAGATGAAAGAGACCGGCGCGTCGCTGGCGGGGGAAATGAGCGGTCATATCTTTTTTGCGGACCGGTATTTCGGATACGACGACGCGATCTATGCCGGCTGCCGTTTGGTCGAAATCCTCGCCGAAAGCCGGCAACCGGTGTCCGGATTGCTGGCGGACCTTCCCAAGACCAGCTCCACGCCCGAGATCCGCCGGGACTGTTCCGACGACCGGAAGTTTGTCGTCGTGGAGAAATTGAAGGAGCGGTTCGAGGCGCTGCGCTCCCGTCCGACTCCGGATTCCATCCCCATTCGGGATTTGATCACCCTCGACGGCGTTCGGATCGTTTTCGACGACGGATGGGGCCTGGTGCGGGCGTCGAACACGCAGCCGGCCCTGGTCTTGAGGTTTGAAGCCGAGACCCCCGGCCGGATGGACAAGATCCGCCGTTTTGTGGAAGGCGAACTCGCCCGGATCGATTCGTAA
- a CDS encoding clostripain-related cysteine peptidase, translating into MRGLFQRTLVLCLLLFLPSCQSGDLDPLWTILVYMDGDNNLSAAANQDLIEMEAVGSDSPVQVVVQLDTIDGTTKRLTVQKGKVTVIEDLGELNMANPRTLTDFLTWAGNNYPAQHRALILWDHGSGYLDSGVKASRESTRHAKGILQDDTNGTPCCLSNRIVRDAILAAGMHFDLLGFDASEMGEIETAYEFRNAADILVFSQETGQENGWDYTAILSGLERHPGMTSEDLAQLIVEAYRNFYENIFYPANPDFEQHLTVSAIRLGSAFESFVVKINNLALQLKAAINHGSTRDATVAAVGSARDAAQGMVLQTAPDVYADFLDWVDKLLSQPGLDPSIRTALTNLQAAKDSVVISEYHGRARPGATGLSIVFFKLPEAQNVGTFDADYVGGAEDLDLINDTNWNEFLSVYYSAAGLL; encoded by the coding sequence ATGCGCGGTTTATTCCAAAGGACGCTTGTCCTTTGTCTTTTGCTGTTCCTGCCTTCCTGCCAGTCGGGCGACCTCGATCCCCTCTGGACCATTCTGGTTTATATGGACGGAGACAATAATCTGTCCGCGGCTGCGAACCAGGACCTGATCGAGATGGAAGCGGTCGGTTCCGATTCGCCGGTTCAGGTCGTCGTTCAACTGGACACGATCGACGGCACCACCAAAAGATTGACCGTTCAAAAAGGAAAAGTGACCGTCATCGAGGACCTGGGTGAACTCAACATGGCCAACCCTCGGACGTTGACGGATTTTCTGACGTGGGCCGGCAACAATTATCCGGCGCAACACCGAGCGTTGATACTCTGGGACCACGGCAGCGGATATCTGGATTCGGGTGTTAAAGCCTCTCGTGAATCAACTCGGCATGCCAAGGGCATACTTCAAGACGACACAAACGGGACGCCCTGCTGTCTGTCCAACCGCATCGTTCGCGATGCGATCCTGGCGGCGGGGATGCATTTCGATCTGCTCGGGTTTGACGCAAGCGAGATGGGCGAGATCGAGACGGCCTACGAGTTCAGAAATGCGGCCGACATTCTCGTATTCTCTCAAGAGACGGGACAGGAGAACGGTTGGGACTACACGGCGATTCTGAGCGGTTTAGAGCGGCATCCGGGGATGACGTCGGAAGATCTGGCCCAACTGATTGTTGAAGCCTATCGGAACTTTTATGAAAACATATTCTATCCCGCCAACCCTGATTTTGAGCAGCATCTCACCGTTTCGGCCATCCGATTGGGCTCCGCTTTTGAATCGTTCGTGGTCAAGATTAATAATCTGGCATTGCAGTTAAAGGCTGCGATCAACCACGGTTCAACACGGGATGCGACCGTTGCGGCGGTCGGTTCGGCACGGGATGCGGCTCAGGGCATGGTCCTTCAAACGGCTCCCGACGTTTATGCCGATTTTCTGGACTGGGTGGATAAACTTTTATCGCAGCCGGGGCTGGATCCATCCATACGGACGGCCCTGACGAACCTGCAGGCCGCGAAGGATAGCGTTGTGATCTCCGAATACCATGGCCGCGCGCGGCCCGGGGCCACGGGGCTGTCCATCGTGTTTTTCAAGCTTCCGGAAGCCCAAAACGTTGGTACCTTCGATGCGGATTACGTCGGAGGAGCCGAAGACTTGGATCTTATCAACGATACGAATTGGAACGAATTCCTGTCCGTCTACTATTCGGCCGCGGGACTGTTATGA
- a CDS encoding DUF1207 domain-containing protein has product MHLKRLLLFLVLPALLAWPCRVIAAEARSADLTLLPSGPLFAPPLADPMTPVLSLKYMATTNHETHIGKVSAGTTFGLLRLDAGPTALQLNIAGGIFSRFDLYDLFGGETTDFLIGFPIDLIPRSGTNGWAFQLTPYHTSSHLLDETIFKNADSTPPIEPAEYSRDVIRLLIAYRFSPLDRLYAGAAFAFDGIDWRYLHNYQAGSEFFSPARTFFHREFRLYLADDLQVKEETNWSLNLNLQAGVSIKRPDESHGLRIAVEYFDGNAVEGQFFEQKEQNIGLAAFFDLYSGRHAVFSGWKELISSHNSPAAE; this is encoded by the coding sequence AAGCGCGGTCCGCCGATTTGACGCTCCTCCCCTCCGGCCCGCTCTTCGCGCCTCCCCTGGCCGATCCCATGACGCCCGTTCTTTCCCTTAAATACATGGCCACGACGAATCACGAGACGCACATCGGGAAGGTTTCGGCGGGAACCACCTTCGGCCTGCTTCGGCTCGATGCCGGACCGACGGCTCTCCAGCTGAACATCGCGGGGGGCATTTTCTCCCGCTTCGACCTGTATGATTTGTTCGGCGGCGAGACGACGGACTTTCTGATCGGATTTCCGATCGACCTGATCCCGCGCTCCGGCACAAACGGCTGGGCTTTTCAACTCACTCCCTATCATACCAGCAGCCACCTCCTGGATGAAACGATCTTCAAGAATGCGGATTCCACCCCTCCCATAGAACCGGCCGAGTATTCGCGGGACGTGATCAGGTTGTTGATCGCGTACCGTTTTAGCCCGCTCGATCGCCTTTATGCCGGGGCGGCTTTTGCTTTCGATGGCATCGACTGGCGCTACTTGCACAATTATCAAGCGGGGTCCGAATTTTTCTCTCCGGCCAGAACGTTTTTCCATCGCGAATTTCGTCTCTATCTGGCGGATGACCTTCAGGTAAAGGAGGAGACGAATTGGAGCCTCAATCTCAATCTCCAGGCCGGGGTGTCGATCAAACGACCGGATGAATCGCATGGTCTGAGAATCGCCGTCGAGTATTTCGACGGCAACGCCGTGGAAGGCCAGTTCTTCGAACAGAAAGAGCAGAACATCGGCCTCGCGGCGTTTTTTGATTTATATTCCGGGCGGCACGCCGTGTTCTCCGGATGGAAAGAGCTTATATCATCTCATAACAGTCCCGCGGCCGAATAG